One window of Leptospira barantonii genomic DNA carries:
- a CDS encoding RluA family pseudouridine synthase: MNLELKAEVAEEFSGNRLDRFLKFSFGDEVSRASIQKWIESGYVRNHEEKVFNKSSWKVKTGEQYFLSIPPRPPLNLEPIQMALPVILEKENYLIIHKPAGIASHSGPGDRSPSLVNGLLYHFKELSQAGGEARPGIVHRLDKPTEGLILIAKNDRAHGKLSELFRKREIEKKYYAWVQGHPPDEAGTIDLPISRHPVERLKMTISPKGRRSVTHYKVLKYINSRSGRKFSFVEVGLETGRTHQIRVHFQSQRCPVVGDLLYSRVGAQYESYGLQLMAYSLKFKDPFTGEKIEATLPLSERFLRFEKNAPQF; this comes from the coding sequence ATGAACTTAGAACTAAAAGCAGAGGTCGCAGAAGAATTTTCCGGAAATCGATTGGATCGGTTTTTGAAATTCTCTTTTGGAGACGAAGTTTCCCGGGCTTCGATACAAAAGTGGATCGAATCGGGATATGTACGCAATCACGAAGAAAAAGTTTTCAATAAAAGCTCCTGGAAGGTGAAAACCGGCGAGCAATACTTTCTCTCGATTCCTCCTAGACCCCCTCTCAATTTAGAACCGATTCAGATGGCGTTACCTGTCATCTTAGAAAAAGAGAATTATCTAATCATCCACAAGCCTGCTGGAATCGCAAGTCACAGCGGACCCGGAGATCGATCTCCTAGTTTGGTCAACGGACTTCTCTATCATTTTAAAGAATTATCACAGGCCGGGGGAGAAGCGAGACCCGGAATCGTCCACCGATTGGACAAACCAACCGAAGGTCTGATTCTGATCGCGAAGAACGATCGAGCTCACGGAAAACTGTCCGAATTATTTCGGAAGAGAGAAATCGAAAAAAAATACTACGCTTGGGTGCAAGGACATCCGCCCGACGAAGCGGGAACGATCGACTTGCCGATCTCCAGACATCCGGTTGAAAGATTGAAGATGACGATTTCTCCCAAAGGAAGAAGATCCGTAACTCATTATAAAGTACTAAAGTATATCAATTCTCGCTCCGGAAGAAAATTCAGTTTTGTGGAAGTCGGATTGGAGACGGGAAGAACCCACCAAATCAGGGTTCATTTTCAAAGTCAAAGATGTCCTGTAGTCGGGGACTTATTGTATTCCAGAGTGGGAGCGCAATACGAATCTTACGGCTTACAATTGATGGCTTATTCTCTTAAATTTAAAGATCCGTTTACCGGTGAAAAAATAGAAGCCACTCTTCCGCTCAGCGAACGGTTTCTTAGATTTGAGAAGAATGCTCCGCAATTCTAA